The following are encoded together in the Tripterygium wilfordii isolate XIE 37 chromosome 3, ASM1340144v1, whole genome shotgun sequence genome:
- the LOC119995312 gene encoding LOW QUALITY PROTEIN: endoglucanase 5 (The sequence of the model RefSeq protein was modified relative to this genomic sequence to represent the inferred CDS: substituted 1 base at 1 genomic stop codon), translating into MNKFSLHNLLFVIGLLSLKAAAGLAFNYGDALDKTFMFYEAQRSGKIPANQRIKWRGDSGLKDGFLQGVNLVGGYYDAGDHVKFGLPMAFTVTMLAWGAVEYRKEITSLDQMGHTLASIRWGTDYFIKAHPSPNVLWAQVGDGDSDHYCWERAEDMTTPRNAYKLDQYHPGSDLAGETAAALAASAIAFKQYNSSYSNLLLVHAKQLFSFADRFRGLYDDCITNAKQYYASSGYSDELLWAAAWLYQATGDEYYLKYVVDNAVYMGGTGWAVKEFSWDNKYAGLQVLLSKVLMEGDGGAYASTLKQYQAKADYFACACLQKNDGYNVQKTPGGLVYVREWNNMQYATTSAFLLAVYSDYLSVANTKLTCPEGIVQPQELLNFAKSQADYILGQNPKTMSYLVGYGPKYPVHVHHRGASIASIFTLRSMVECVQGFELWYHRSEGNPNVIHGALVGGPDQNDNFNDDRSNYEQTEPTISGTAPLVGLFAKLHSIYGTTGSYPKQTPAPYKATLGSYHQETPAAANSKSGKITYSTDENRSNSTDQXTHKIIADVPVKFLHSITSSWTVGTTTYYRHKVIIKNTSAKPVTDLKLVIENLSGSIWGLSPTREKNIYQLPEWLKVINPDSDCSFVYVEEGPQARISIQSYN; encoded by the exons ATGAACAAGTTCAGTTTACACAACCTCCTCTTTGTAATTGGCTTGCTGAGCCTGAAAGCAGCAGCAGGGCTTGCCTTCAACTATGGAGATGCACTGGACAAGACCTTCATGTTTTACGAGGCTCAGAGGTCCGGTAAGATACCGGCCAACCAGCGAATCAAATGGCGTGGTGATTCTGGACTCAAGGACGGCTTCCTTCAAGGG GTGAATTTAGTGGGAGGATATTATGATGCAGGGGATCATGTGAAGTTTGGGCTGCCAATGGCATTTACTGTGACAATGTTGGCTTGGGGAGCTGTTGAGTACAGGAAAGAAATCACCAGTTTAGACCAAATGGGTCATACGCTTGCGAGCATTAGATGGGGGACTGATTACTTCATCAAAGCACATCCTAGTCCCAATGTTCTATGGGCACAG GTTGGGGATGGAGATTCAGATCATTACTGCTGGGAGCGAGCAGAGGACATGACAACACCAAGGAATGCATACAAGCTGGATCAGTATCATCCCGGTTCAGACCTTGCCGGTGAAACTGCAGCTGCGTTAGCTGCATCTGCCATTGCCTTCAAGCAGTACAACTCTTCTTATTCTAATCTCCTCTTGGTTCATGCAAAACAG CTATTCTCATTTGCTGATAGATTCCGAGGTCTCTACGATGACTGCATCACCAATGCTAAGCAATACTATGCTTCATCCGGTTATTCG GATGAGTTGTTATGGGCGGCTGCGTGGCTATACCAAGCAACTGGTGATGAGTATTACTTGAAGTATGTTGTGGATAATGCTGTGTATATGGGTGGAACTGGATGGGCTGTCAAGGAATTTTCCTGGGATAACAAATATGCTGGTCTCCAGGTCCTTCTTTCAAAG GTGTTGATGGAGGGAGATGGCGGTGCATATGCATCGACATTGAAGCAATATCAGGCCAAAGCTGATTACTTTGCTTGTGCTTGTCTGCAAAAGAATGACGGCTACAATGTCCAGAAAACTCCTG GGGGCTTAGTGTATGTGAGAGAATGGAACAACATGCAGTATGCCACCACCTCTGCATTTCTTCTTGCTGTCTACTCTGACTATCTCTCTGTTGCCAATACCAAGCTCACTTGTCCAGAGGGCATAGTTCAACCTCAGGAGCTTCTCAATTTCGCAAAATCCCAG GCTGACTATATTCTAGGTCAAAATCCCAAGACCATGAGTTACTTGGTTGGATATGGCCCTAAATACCCAGTTCATGTTCACCATAGAGGTGCTTCAATTGCCTCTATTTTCACTCTCCGTTCAATGGTTGAAtgcgtgcaaggtttcgagttATGGTACCATAGAAGTGAAGGAAATCCAAATGTTATCCATGGTGCCCTTGTTGGAGGTCCTGATCAGAACGATAACTTTAACGACGATCGGTCTAACTATGAACAAACTGAGCCTACGATTTCTGGCACTGCTCCTCTCGTAGGCCTATTTGCCAAGTTACACAGCATATATGGCACCACAG GCTCCTATCCAAAACAAACACCAGCCCCCTACAAAGCAACACTGG GTTcatatcaccaagaaacacCAGCAGCGGCCAACTCAAAATCAGGTAAGATAACTTATTCAACTGATGAAAACAGAAGTAATTCAACTGATCAATAAACTCACAAAATCATTGCAGACGTTCCTGTTAAGTTCCTTCACTCCATAACTAGCTCCTGGACTGTTGGAACCACCACTTACTACCGCCACAAGGTGATAATCAAGAACACATCCGCAAAGCCAGTTACTGACCTCAAGCTGGTGATTGAGAATCTGTCAGGGTCCATTTGGGGTCTTTCTCCAACACGAGAAAAGAACATCTATCAGCTCCCTGAATGGCTTAAAGTCATAAACCCTGATTCAGACTGCAGTTTTGTTTATGTGGAAGAGGGTCCCCAAGCTAGGATTTCAATTCAAAGTTATAATTGA
- the LOC119995311 gene encoding nucleolin 1-like isoform X1 produces MGKSSKKSNTKVEAAPAVVAPTPKSGKKGKRTAGEDIEKLVSAKKQKVSEQQALQEKKKIEVKTQKKKKHESSSSDESSSSESEDEKKASKVVSSKKQIVDPKNASVAPAKKVKPASSSETSDSDSDEDEGPKLTVKSNNLQPAVAKNGSSAAQKKKVESSDDSETDTSDEESDDDEERKSKVTTGSKTLSAPAPNNGQATTMKKKAEPSDSSDSSDDSSSDDEEKTTKATEQLKKLPTPTLKKTTVVASKEEESSESSDEEDSDSDSEDQEDVKKASDATKKSAPGAMPKKKESDSSSESESSDESDSDDDAKVAKVAPSKKTLPANETKKSTKEKMEIDEDDSEETEEDESEEEEQAPKTPKKKVTDVEMVDGEAPASAKTHFDTASQKKDSKSPITPRTQSTGSKTLFVGNLDYNISVADAETFFRNKVADELVEVRLAVDQEGKFRGFGHAEFATVEAAQKALELQDQMLGRRPVHLDMARERGAYTPHSGKENGSFQKGGRGESQTLFIKGFDNSLGEDKVRSSLEEHFGSCGEIKRISLPKEYGTDTLKGMAYLEFNDGHSFNKGLELNGTEVGGNYLTVEEAKPRNDNRDGASGGRGGRGGGRGGGGRFSDRDSGGRFGGRQGGGRRGGGGFRGRGTPNKPNLAAAGTGKKKRFDDDE; encoded by the exons ATGGGGAAGTCTAGCAAGAAATCAAACACGAAG GTCGAGGCGGCTCCTGCTGTTGTTGCTCCTACTCCAAAGTCTGGAAAGAAAG GTAAAAGAACTGCTGGAGAGGATATAGAGAAGCTAGTGAGTGCAAAGAAGCAGAAAGTAAGCGAGCAGCAGGCTCttcaggagaagaagaagattgaagTGAAGactcagaagaagaagaaacatgaATCCAGTAGTTCTGATGAGTCTTCTTCCTCggagtctgaggatgaaaagaag GCTTCCAAAGTGGTTTCTTCTAAGAAGCAAATAGTGGATCCTAAAAATGCCTCTGTTGCCCCTGCAAAGAAAGTAAAGCCTGCAAGCAGTTCAGAAACTTCAGATAGTGATTCTGATGAGGATGAG GGCCCCAAGTTAACAGTGAAATCTAATAATTTGCAACCAGCTGTAGCCAAGAATGGCTCATCTGCTGCTCAAAAGAAGAAAGTTGAGTCAAGTGATGACTCTGAAACTGATACCTCAGATGAGGAGTCTGATGACGATGAA GAGCGCAAATCAAAGGTAACAACAGGATCCAAAACACTGTCAGCACCAGCACCCAATAATGGTCAAGCAACTACTATGAAAAAGAAAGCTGAACCGAGTGATAGCTCTGATTCGAGTGATGACAGTAGCAGTGATGATGAG GAGAAGACAACTAAGGCGACTGAGCAATTGAAGAAGTTGCCTACACCCACCTTGAAGAAAACCACAGTTGTCGCCTCAAAGGAGGAGGAATCCAGTGAGAGTTCTGACGAAGAAGATTCAGACTCGGATTCAGAGGAT CAGGAAGATGTCAAGAAAGCCTCTGATGCCACTAAGAAATCAGCACCAGGGGCAATGCCCAAGAAAAAGGAATCTGATAGTTCTTCTGAGAGTGAATCTTCGGACGAGAGCGATTCAGATGATGAT GCCAAGGTTGCCAAGGTTGCCCCATCTAAGAAGACATTACCGGCAAATGAAACAAAGAAATCTACAAAG GAAAAGatggaaattgatgaagatgacTCTGAAGAAACCGAGGAGGATGAAAGTGAAGAGGAAGAACAAGCTCCCAAGACACCAAAGAAAAAA GTCACTGATGTTGAAATGGTAGATGGTGAAGCACCAGCATCTGCCAAAACACATTTTGATACAGCCTCCCAGAAGAAAgat TCCAAATCCCCTATTACTCCACGTACGCAATCCACAGGATCAAAGACATTGTTTGTGGGCAATCTGGATTATAATATTTCTGTGGCTGATGC GGAAACTTTCTTCAGAAATAAAGTTGCTGATGAACTTGTTGAGGTTCGTCTAGCGGTGGATCAAGAAGGGAAATTTAGAGGTTTTGGGCATGCCGAGTTTGCCACAGTAGAAGCAGCCCAAAAG GCTCTTGAATTGCAAGATCAAATGTTGGGTAGGCGTCCTGTTCACCTCGATATGGCTCGTGAAAGGGGTGCTTATACTCCGCACAGCGG CAAAGAGAATGGTTCTTTCCAGAAGGGAGGAAGAGGTGAGTCTCAAACTCTATTTATCAAGGGTTTTGATAATTCACTTGGGGAAGATAAG GTTAGAAGTTCACTTGAAGAGCATTTTGGTTCTTGTGGAGAGATTAAAAGGATATCCCTCCCAAAAGAATATGGGACTGATACATTGAAGGG GATGGCTTATCTTGAGTTCAATGATGGCCATTCTTTCAacaaaggtctagaactgaatGGAACTGAAGTTGGTGGTAATTACTTAACTGTGGAGGAGGCAAAGCCACGGAATGATAATCGTGATGGTGCTAGTGGTGGTAGAGGTGGTCGTGGTGGTGGTAGGGGTGGTGGGGGCCGTTTCAGTGATAGAGATAGTGGAGGGCGTTTTGGTGGTCGACAAGGCGGCGGACGTAGAGGTGGAGGTGGTTTCAGAGGACGTGGAACGCCAAATAAACCAAACTTGGCCGCTGCTGGCACAG gaaagaaaaagagatttgatgatgatgagtaa
- the LOC119995311 gene encoding nucleolin 1-like isoform X2, with product MGKSSKKSNTKVEAAPAVVAPTPKSGKKGKRTAGEDIEKLVSAKKQKVSEQQALQEKKKIEVKTQKKKKHESSSSDESSSSESEDEKKASKVVSSKKQIVDPKNASVAPAKKVKPASSSETSDSDSDEDEGPKLTVKSNNLQPAVAKNGSSAAQKKKVESSDDSETDTSDEESDDDEERKSKVTTGSKTLSAPAPNNGQATTMKKKAEPSDSSDSSDDSSSDDEEKTTKATEQLKKLPTPTLKKTTVVASKEEESSESSDEEDSDSDSEDEDVKKASDATKKSAPGAMPKKKESDSSSESESSDESDSDDDAKVAKVAPSKKTLPANETKKSTKEKMEIDEDDSEETEEDESEEEEQAPKTPKKKVTDVEMVDGEAPASAKTHFDTASQKKDSKSPITPRTQSTGSKTLFVGNLDYNISVADAETFFRNKVADELVEVRLAVDQEGKFRGFGHAEFATVEAAQKALELQDQMLGRRPVHLDMARERGAYTPHSGKENGSFQKGGRGESQTLFIKGFDNSLGEDKVRSSLEEHFGSCGEIKRISLPKEYGTDTLKGMAYLEFNDGHSFNKGLELNGTEVGGNYLTVEEAKPRNDNRDGASGGRGGRGGGRGGGGRFSDRDSGGRFGGRQGGGRRGGGGFRGRGTPNKPNLAAAGTGKKKRFDDDE from the exons ATGGGGAAGTCTAGCAAGAAATCAAACACGAAG GTCGAGGCGGCTCCTGCTGTTGTTGCTCCTACTCCAAAGTCTGGAAAGAAAG GTAAAAGAACTGCTGGAGAGGATATAGAGAAGCTAGTGAGTGCAAAGAAGCAGAAAGTAAGCGAGCAGCAGGCTCttcaggagaagaagaagattgaagTGAAGactcagaagaagaagaaacatgaATCCAGTAGTTCTGATGAGTCTTCTTCCTCggagtctgaggatgaaaagaag GCTTCCAAAGTGGTTTCTTCTAAGAAGCAAATAGTGGATCCTAAAAATGCCTCTGTTGCCCCTGCAAAGAAAGTAAAGCCTGCAAGCAGTTCAGAAACTTCAGATAGTGATTCTGATGAGGATGAG GGCCCCAAGTTAACAGTGAAATCTAATAATTTGCAACCAGCTGTAGCCAAGAATGGCTCATCTGCTGCTCAAAAGAAGAAAGTTGAGTCAAGTGATGACTCTGAAACTGATACCTCAGATGAGGAGTCTGATGACGATGAA GAGCGCAAATCAAAGGTAACAACAGGATCCAAAACACTGTCAGCACCAGCACCCAATAATGGTCAAGCAACTACTATGAAAAAGAAAGCTGAACCGAGTGATAGCTCTGATTCGAGTGATGACAGTAGCAGTGATGATGAG GAGAAGACAACTAAGGCGACTGAGCAATTGAAGAAGTTGCCTACACCCACCTTGAAGAAAACCACAGTTGTCGCCTCAAAGGAGGAGGAATCCAGTGAGAGTTCTGACGAAGAAGATTCAGACTCGGATTCAGAGGAT GAAGATGTCAAGAAAGCCTCTGATGCCACTAAGAAATCAGCACCAGGGGCAATGCCCAAGAAAAAGGAATCTGATAGTTCTTCTGAGAGTGAATCTTCGGACGAGAGCGATTCAGATGATGAT GCCAAGGTTGCCAAGGTTGCCCCATCTAAGAAGACATTACCGGCAAATGAAACAAAGAAATCTACAAAG GAAAAGatggaaattgatgaagatgacTCTGAAGAAACCGAGGAGGATGAAAGTGAAGAGGAAGAACAAGCTCCCAAGACACCAAAGAAAAAA GTCACTGATGTTGAAATGGTAGATGGTGAAGCACCAGCATCTGCCAAAACACATTTTGATACAGCCTCCCAGAAGAAAgat TCCAAATCCCCTATTACTCCACGTACGCAATCCACAGGATCAAAGACATTGTTTGTGGGCAATCTGGATTATAATATTTCTGTGGCTGATGC GGAAACTTTCTTCAGAAATAAAGTTGCTGATGAACTTGTTGAGGTTCGTCTAGCGGTGGATCAAGAAGGGAAATTTAGAGGTTTTGGGCATGCCGAGTTTGCCACAGTAGAAGCAGCCCAAAAG GCTCTTGAATTGCAAGATCAAATGTTGGGTAGGCGTCCTGTTCACCTCGATATGGCTCGTGAAAGGGGTGCTTATACTCCGCACAGCGG CAAAGAGAATGGTTCTTTCCAGAAGGGAGGAAGAGGTGAGTCTCAAACTCTATTTATCAAGGGTTTTGATAATTCACTTGGGGAAGATAAG GTTAGAAGTTCACTTGAAGAGCATTTTGGTTCTTGTGGAGAGATTAAAAGGATATCCCTCCCAAAAGAATATGGGACTGATACATTGAAGGG GATGGCTTATCTTGAGTTCAATGATGGCCATTCTTTCAacaaaggtctagaactgaatGGAACTGAAGTTGGTGGTAATTACTTAACTGTGGAGGAGGCAAAGCCACGGAATGATAATCGTGATGGTGCTAGTGGTGGTAGAGGTGGTCGTGGTGGTGGTAGGGGTGGTGGGGGCCGTTTCAGTGATAGAGATAGTGGAGGGCGTTTTGGTGGTCGACAAGGCGGCGGACGTAGAGGTGGAGGTGGTTTCAGAGGACGTGGAACGCCAAATAAACCAAACTTGGCCGCTGCTGGCACAG gaaagaaaaagagatttgatgatgatgagtaa